Genomic segment of Marinifilum sp. JC120:
AAGCCACTCCTGAGAGAAATAAATGAATTCCAAAAATCTTGGGCAAATCCAAAGAAGGTTTTCCTGTACGTTCATCGCGGAATATTTCTAGATCCCAATACACCCAATGCCAAATAGCTGCCAAGAAGCACAAGCCAGAAAACACAATATGYGCCCCGGCCACACCYTCGTAACTCCAAATACCCGGATTTGTTACAGCCCCTCCTGTGATACTCCAACCRCCCCAAGAATTGGTTATTCCTAAACGAGTCATGAARGGTATAACGAACATACCYTGTCTCCACATTGGATCAAGAAC
This window contains:
- a CDS encoding photosystem II chlorophyll-binding protein CP47 codes for the protein MGLPWYRVHTVVLNDPGRLLAVHIMHTALVXGWAGSMALYELAVFDPSDPVLDPMWRQGMFVIPFMTRLGITNSWGGWSITGGAVTNPGIWSYEGVAGAHIVFSGLCFLAAIWHWVYWDLEIFRDERTGKPSLDLPKIFGIHLFLSGVA